A single genomic interval of Lacrimispora sphenoides JCM 1415 harbors:
- a CDS encoding toxic anion resistance protein codes for MSKDIEEMLKEAPELTLSPLGPGGMDETQLVQTESVLKVVEEAPAADLTPEEERRVADFAEKIDLRDSNLILQYGAGAQKKIADFSEAALDNVKSKDLGEVGQILSEVVVELKSIEVEEEEKGLFGFFKKSANRVEGIKAKYAKAETNVNQICKVLQNHQIQLLKDIALLDKMYDLNTTYFKELTMYIMAGKRKLARVQQEELPALLERAAKSGLPEDAQAANDLSSMLNRFEKKLHDLELTRMISIQMAPQIRLVQNNDTLMTEKIQSTLVNTIPLWKSQMVLAIGISHSEQAAKAQREVTDMTNDLLKKNAEVLKTATIQTAKESERGIVDMETLKKTNESLITTLDEVVRIQADGRTKRREAEVELSRMEGELKSKLLQLSK; via the coding sequence ATGAGTAAGGATATTGAAGAGATGTTAAAGGAAGCTCCGGAACTGACCCTGTCTCCTCTTGGGCCCGGGGGTATGGATGAAACTCAGCTGGTGCAGACAGAAAGCGTTCTTAAAGTGGTGGAGGAAGCACCGGCAGCTGATTTAACGCCGGAAGAAGAAAGACGAGTGGCTGACTTTGCAGAAAAGATCGATTTAAGGGATTCCAATCTGATTCTTCAGTACGGAGCCGGAGCCCAGAAAAAGATTGCCGATTTTTCGGAAGCAGCTCTTGATAATGTAAAGTCCAAGGATCTGGGGGAAGTGGGTCAGATCCTGTCAGAGGTGGTTGTCGAGCTTAAGAGCATCGAAGTGGAGGAAGAAGAAAAGGGCCTTTTCGGCTTCTTCAAAAAGAGCGCAAACCGTGTGGAAGGCATTAAGGCAAAGTATGCAAAGGCAGAAACCAATGTAAACCAGATCTGCAAGGTCCTTCAAAACCATCAGATCCAGCTGTTAAAGGACATTGCCCTTCTGGATAAAATGTATGATTTAAATACCACGTATTTTAAAGAACTTACCATGTATATTATGGCCGGAAAGCGGAAGCTTGCCAGGGTACAGCAGGAAGAGCTGCCGGCACTTTTAGAGAGGGCGGCAAAAAGCGGACTTCCGGAAGATGCCCAGGCAGCCAATGACTTGTCTTCTATGCTGAACCGTTTTGAGAAGAAGCTTCATGACCTGGAGCTTACCCGCATGATATCCATTCAGATGGCGCCTCAGATCCGTCTAGTCCAGAACAATGACACCTTAATGACGGAAAAGATACAGTCCACCCTGGTGAATACCATTCCTCTTTGGAAGAGCCAGATGGTACTTGCCATCGGAATCAGCCATTCCGAGCAGGCGGCAAAGGCCCAGCGGGAAGTGACGGATATGACCAATGATCTTTTAAAGAAAAACGCAGAGGTATTAAAAACCGCAACCATTCAGACGGCAAAGGAATCAGAACGGGGAATCGTGGACATGGAGACACTTAAGAAGACCAATGAATCCCTGATAACAACTTTGGATGAAGTGGTACGGATCCAGGCGGATGGCAGGACAAAACGCCGGGAAGCAGAAGTGGAGTTAAGCCGGATGGAAGGGGAGCTTAAGTCCAAGCTTTTACAGCTTAGCAAATAG
- a CDS encoding Gfo/Idh/MocA family protein, with amino-acid sequence MKSNMKANRKRKEHAMKVGIIGCGRVAQTRHIPEYGAHPGARIAGYYDFNEERARELAAVYGGKVYDSADALLTDRGIDAVSICTANHTHAEITIKALRSGKHVLCEKPMAVSLEECKAMVHAAAENNRQLMIGQNQRFAKAHVRAKELLLADTIGKVLTFKTTFGHGGPETWSIDGANSWFFDKDRASMGAMADLGVHKTDLIQYLLGQKVAAVIAQLLTLDKRYESGELIGVDDNAICIYEMEDGAIGTMTASWTYYGREDNSTVLYGTKGIMKIYDDPEHSISVVLKNGEQILYDIDKIQTNDNQTKSGIIDAFVDALEAGTEVPVSGADVLSAMEAVFACLESGREKRRIVIGKKGER; translated from the coding sequence ATGAAAAGCAATATGAAAGCCAATCGGAAGAGGAAGGAACATGCTATGAAGGTAGGAATCATTGGGTGCGGAAGGGTCGCACAGACAAGACACATCCCTGAATACGGGGCGCATCCCGGAGCCCGGATTGCAGGCTATTATGATTTCAACGAGGAACGGGCAAGGGAGCTGGCTGCAGTTTACGGCGGAAAGGTATATGATTCTGCAGATGCTTTGCTGACTGACCGGGGAATCGATGCAGTAAGTATCTGTACGGCCAATCATACACATGCCGAAATTACCATCAAGGCCCTTCGGTCGGGAAAACATGTACTTTGTGAAAAGCCCATGGCTGTAAGCCTTGAGGAATGTAAAGCAATGGTACACGCGGCGGCTGAGAACAACCGGCAGCTGATGATCGGACAAAATCAGAGATTTGCCAAAGCTCATGTACGGGCAAAGGAGCTTCTTTTAGCAGATACGATCGGAAAGGTCCTCACATTTAAGACCACATTCGGGCATGGCGGGCCGGAAACCTGGAGCATCGATGGGGCTAACAGTTGGTTTTTTGATAAAGATAGGGCTTCCATGGGAGCCATGGCTGATCTGGGAGTTCATAAAACGGATTTAATCCAATATCTTCTGGGCCAGAAAGTCGCAGCTGTGATTGCCCAGCTGCTTACTCTGGATAAGAGATACGAGTCAGGAGAGCTGATCGGCGTGGATGACAATGCCATCTGCATCTATGAGATGGAAGATGGTGCCATAGGTACCATGACAGCCAGCTGGACTTATTATGGCAGGGAAGATAATTCTACAGTTCTTTATGGGACGAAGGGGATCATGAAGATCTATGACGATCCGGAACATTCCATTTCCGTGGTTTTGAAAAATGGGGAGCAAATATTATACGATATTGATAAGATACAGACCAATGACAATCAGACAAAATCCGGGATTATTGATGCATTTGTGGATGCTCTGGAGGCGGGGACAGAGGTGCCGGTCAGCGGGGCTGATGTATTAAGCGCCATGGAAGCTGTGTTTGCCTGCCTGGAGTCTGGCAGGGAAAAACGAAGGATCGTTATCGGGAAAAAGGGGGAAAGATAG
- a CDS encoding methylglyoxal synthase, whose protein sequence is MLSNDFITFTLEKKKSIALIAHDNEKHALIEWCKEHKSALEKHTLCGTGTTARMITDQTGLPVKGYNSGPLGGDQQIGAKIVEGRVDLVIFFSDPLTAQPHDPDVKALLRIAQVYDIPIANTRATADFIITSPLMEETYEHQVINFHKNIADRAKTL, encoded by the coding sequence ATGTTATCAAATGACTTTATTACATTCACATTGGAAAAGAAAAAAAGCATCGCACTAATTGCTCATGACAACGAAAAGCACGCATTGATCGAATGGTGCAAGGAGCATAAATCGGCTCTGGAAAAGCATACTCTCTGCGGCACCGGAACAACGGCACGGATGATCACGGATCAGACAGGACTTCCCGTAAAGGGCTACAACAGCGGCCCCTTGGGTGGTGACCAGCAGATCGGCGCAAAGATTGTGGAAGGAAGAGTCGACCTGGTCATCTTCTTTTCCGACCCTCTCACCGCACAGCCTCACGACCCGGATGTGAAAGCACTTTTACGTATTGCCCAGGTTTACGATATTCCCATTGCCAACACCAGGGCAACCGCAGATTTCATCATCACCTCGCCGCTCATGGAAGAGACCTACGAGCATCAGGTCATCAACTTTCACAAAAACATTGCGGACCGGGCAAAAACCCTTTAA
- the srtB gene encoding class B sortase, producing MKSKKLAFGVLIIAVIFLAVGVGKLYSDFKTRDHAEQQYESLAELARETTAGETKASIPEAETSAAYVSPIDFEKLGKINPDIVGWIRIEGTAIDYPIVQTDNNETYLDTDFEGKKSVAGAIYLDYESEPDFSGRHNIIYGHHMKNGSMFKDIIKYKDEAFFKEHQDIYIFTPEREYHLRPITALYTDASPIRRKTVFETDESFQAYVEEMTKDGLFLQKPEEPVRQLWSFVTCSYEFNDARTILYACEVPKGDN from the coding sequence ATGAAAAGCAAAAAATTGGCCTTTGGCGTTCTTATCATAGCCGTTATTTTTCTGGCTGTGGGTGTAGGAAAGCTCTATTCTGATTTTAAAACAAGAGATCATGCCGAACAGCAGTATGAAAGCCTTGCGGAGCTTGCAAGGGAGACTACGGCCGGGGAAACTAAGGCCAGTATCCCGGAAGCAGAAACAAGCGCTGCTTATGTTTCCCCTATTGATTTTGAGAAACTGGGTAAAATCAATCCGGATATCGTGGGCTGGATCAGGATTGAAGGCACGGCCATCGACTACCCCATTGTGCAGACGGATAACAATGAAACTTATCTGGATACGGATTTTGAGGGCAAGAAGAGCGTAGCCGGTGCCATTTACCTTGATTATGAAAGCGAACCTGACTTTTCCGGCCGGCATAACATAATATACGGGCATCACATGAAGAACGGATCGATGTTTAAGGACATCATAAAGTACAAGGATGAGGCTTTTTTTAAGGAACATCAGGATATTTATATTTTTACGCCGGAGAGGGAATACCATTTGAGGCCCATCACCGCACTTTATACGGATGCCTCCCCCATCCGCAGGAAGACCGTGTTTGAAACAGACGAAAGCTTTCAGGCATATGTGGAGGAGATGACAAAGGACGGCCTGTTTCTTCAGAAGCCGGAAGAACCGGTGAGACAGCTTTGGTCTTTTGTAACCTGCAGCTATGAGTTTAACGATGCAAGAACCATTCTATACGCCTGTGAGGTACCTAAGGGCGATAATTAG
- a CDS encoding BTAD domain-containing putative transcriptional regulator, which produces MKNQESIVHVNMLGGFSISMGDRTIVDQNNQAKKPWSLLEYLITFRGRDIPVEELIDLFWKDEASNNPAGALKTLMFRVRKLLEPLGYPTQELVFQNRKAYGWTKDLITVCDTDQFEDLCAQLEAHGLSEDDRLALCLEAFALYKGNFLPKSEWESWVVPIHTYYHTLYQKLIQKTLFLLEKRKDYPTIIDVCQQAIAIDSYSEEAHYYLVYALYQSGNQLMAMEHYHHVTDMFYNEFAITPSIRFKDLYKLISDKKHGITMDLSTIQEILSEGGTNSGAFSCEPSVFRDIYQLETRAIQRTGDSIFLCLLTISNLKGELLKPAVQTRAMDELGESIRKSLRRGDIFCRYSVSQYLLLLPTATYENGELVLKRIIQNFKKEYSRKDLSITYSLQSIIPN; this is translated from the coding sequence ATGAAAAACCAAGAATCTATCGTTCATGTAAATATGCTGGGAGGATTCTCCATATCCATGGGGGACAGGACGATCGTAGACCAGAATAATCAAGCAAAAAAACCCTGGAGCCTTTTAGAATATCTTATTACGTTTCGAGGTCGGGATATTCCGGTAGAAGAACTTATTGATCTGTTTTGGAAAGATGAAGCCAGCAATAACCCGGCAGGAGCCTTAAAGACCTTAATGTTCCGTGTACGCAAACTTTTAGAGCCTCTGGGATATCCCACACAGGAGCTGGTTTTCCAGAACCGTAAAGCTTACGGCTGGACGAAAGACCTTATAACGGTCTGCGATACCGACCAGTTTGAGGACTTGTGCGCCCAATTAGAGGCCCATGGCCTTTCCGAGGATGACCGTTTAGCCCTTTGTCTGGAGGCCTTTGCCCTGTACAAGGGAAACTTTCTTCCAAAATCAGAGTGGGAATCCTGGGTGGTACCGATCCACACTTATTATCACACCCTTTATCAAAAACTGATCCAAAAAACTTTATTCCTTCTGGAGAAAAGAAAGGATTATCCCACCATCATCGATGTATGCCAACAGGCCATTGCCATCGATTCCTATAGCGAAGAAGCTCATTATTACCTGGTCTATGCACTGTACCAAAGCGGCAACCAGCTAATGGCTATGGAACATTACCATCATGTGACTGACATGTTCTATAACGAATTTGCCATCACTCCGTCCATTCGATTTAAGGACCTATACAAGCTTATCAGTGATAAGAAGCATGGAATTACCATGGATCTTAGCACCATACAGGAGATTCTTTCAGAGGGCGGCACGAACAGCGGGGCCTTTAGTTGTGAACCCTCTGTGTTCCGGGACATCTATCAGCTAGAAACAAGGGCGATCCAGCGAACCGGTGACTCCATCTTCTTATGCCTTCTGACCATCAGCAATCTAAAGGGAGAGCTTTTAAAGCCTGCGGTTCAGACAAGGGCGATGGATGAGCTTGGAGAATCTATCCGTAAATCCCTGCGCAGAGGAGATATCTTTTGCCGCTACAGTGTAAGCCAATACCTATTGCTTCTTCCCACGGCAACCTATGAAAACGGCGAGCTGGTGTTAAAGCGCATTATTCAGAACTTCAAAAAAGAATATTCAAGAAAAGATCTTTCCATTACTTATTCATTGCAGAGTATCATTCCAAACTAA
- the leuA gene encoding 2-isopropylmalate synthase, with amino-acid sequence MLNYQRYKRVPVVTYPERQWPCNEIKKAPIWCSVDLRDGNQALTEPMVVEEKIEMFDLLIRLGFKEIEVGFPAASQIEYDFLRQLVERKLIPDDVVIQVLVQCREHLIKRTFEALQGVKKAIVHIYNSTSTLQRDVVFGKGREEIREIAVKGTEWVKQYMQDFDGEVVLEYSPESFTGTELDFALDICTAVQETWGASPDKKIIFNLPSTVEMNTPNVYADQIEWMNTHFKDRDSIILSVHPHNDRGTGIAATELALLAGADRVEGTLLGNGERTGNVDILTVAYNMFSHGINPELHIENIREIVDIYERCTKMEVEPRHPYAGKLVFTAFSGSHQDAINKGMQAMRDRKNTYWEVPYLPIDPSDIGRQYEPIVRINSQSGKGGVAFVMDTFYGFKLPKGMHKEFADVIQAISEKQGEVAPEQIMDEFKSNYTEKKEPIHFRKAQITEAEDDTPFSTAAKVRYTDHGVEKVFEGVGNGPIDAVQKGLEKELGIEIRVLDYYEHALASGSGAQAASYIHLLDVKTGKATYGVGISSNITRASIRGIFSAVNRLFYS; translated from the coding sequence ATGTTGAATTATCAAAGATATAAAAGAGTACCGGTAGTCACCTATCCGGAAAGACAATGGCCGTGCAATGAGATTAAGAAAGCGCCGATCTGGTGCAGCGTTGATTTAAGGGATGGAAACCAGGCCCTTACGGAGCCCATGGTTGTGGAAGAGAAGATCGAGATGTTTGATCTCCTGATCCGGTTGGGTTTTAAGGAGATTGAGGTCGGTTTTCCGGCAGCTTCCCAGATTGAATATGATTTCTTAAGGCAGCTTGTGGAACGTAAGCTGATTCCTGATGATGTGGTCATTCAGGTTCTGGTTCAGTGCAGGGAGCATTTGATCAAGAGGACCTTTGAAGCCCTTCAGGGAGTTAAGAAGGCAATTGTGCATATCTACAATTCCACTTCAACTCTTCAGCGGGATGTAGTTTTTGGCAAGGGCCGGGAAGAAATCAGGGAGATCGCCGTAAAGGGTACGGAATGGGTGAAGCAGTATATGCAGGACTTTGATGGAGAAGTGGTTCTTGAATATTCTCCTGAGAGCTTTACAGGAACAGAGCTGGATTTTGCTTTGGATATTTGTACGGCTGTCCAGGAAACCTGGGGCGCATCACCGGATAAGAAAATTATCTTCAACCTTCCTTCTACTGTGGAGATGAATACTCCTAACGTTTATGCAGATCAGATCGAATGGATGAATACTCATTTCAAGGACCGTGACAGCATTATTTTAAGCGTTCACCCCCACAATGACCGGGGAACCGGAATCGCAGCCACGGAGCTTGCTCTGCTGGCAGGAGCCGACCGGGTGGAAGGTACGCTTTTAGGAAACGGCGAACGGACCGGGAATGTAGATATTTTAACAGTCGCATACAACATGTTCTCTCACGGGATCAATCCGGAGCTTCACATTGAGAATATTCGTGAGATCGTTGACATATATGAGCGATGCACCAAGATGGAAGTGGAGCCAAGACATCCATATGCAGGAAAGCTTGTCTTTACCGCCTTTTCCGGCTCCCACCAGGATGCCATCAACAAAGGCATGCAGGCCATGCGGGATAGAAAGAATACTTACTGGGAGGTTCCTTACCTGCCCATTGACCCATCAGATATCGGCAGGCAGTATGAGCCTATCGTGCGGATCAACAGCCAGTCAGGCAAGGGCGGTGTTGCCTTTGTCATGGATACCTTCTATGGCTTCAAGCTTCCCAAGGGTATGCATAAGGAGTTTGCAGATGTGATCCAGGCGATTTCTGAAAAGCAGGGTGAGGTTGCTCCTGAGCAGATTATGGATGAGTTTAAGAGCAATTACACGGAGAAGAAAGAACCGATCCATTTCCGCAAAGCACAGATTACGGAAGCGGAAGATGATACACCGTTCTCAACAGCTGCAAAAGTCCGCTATACCGATCATGGCGTAGAGAAAGTCTTCGAGGGTGTTGGAAACGGACCTATTGATGCGGTACAGAAGGGACTTGAAAAAGAACTTGGCATTGAGATCCGGGTTCTTGACTACTACGAGCATGCCCTTGCTTCCGGTTCCGGAGCACAGGCGGCCTCCTATATTCACCTTTTAGATGTGAAGACAGGAAAAGCCACCTATGGTGTGGGAATAAGCTCCAACATTACAAGAGCGTCTATCCGCGGAATCTTCAGCGCAGTCAACCGGTTATTCTATTCATAA
- a CDS encoding 5-bromo-4-chloroindolyl phosphate hydrolysis family protein: protein MDNKEFSNLGDQIRDSVQNAIDSMDFNQLNRTISDTVNSALEEARSQLIKGTEFRKNIPPGSFSSQRTEKTETYQKTEWSGASVQRESREEGPGYRAFQTSRDVLKRTGDGQGELAQLNQTGRVSGILYTVFGSIGIGIILILLLVVWIVALVVKPVIWAVAGATLILLLLGGVSGFMLRAGIGIRDRLKRARIYAKQSGKRMYCSIEELAGNIGRSRDFVLKDVQKMIKLGIFKQAYLDEQKTCLILSENTYRQYLECQKALKERELEEAREKEKEETPSEEIKQMMADGQNYLRILREANDAIPGEVISQKISSLEHVIRRIFESVSKHPGRIGEMERFMEYYLPTTVKLVNAYRDFDSVGTQGANISSAKAEIERTLDTINQAFERLLDDLYQDAALDVSTDASVIQTMLKKDGWAESDFTGGMKNE, encoded by the coding sequence ATGGATAATAAAGAATTTTCAAATTTAGGAGACCAGATCAGGGATTCGGTGCAGAATGCTATTGATTCCATGGATTTTAACCAGCTGAACAGAACCATATCCGATACGGTTAATTCTGCCCTGGAGGAAGCCAGGAGCCAGCTGATTAAGGGGACGGAGTTTAGGAAGAACATACCGCCCGGAAGCTTTAGCAGCCAAAGAACTGAAAAAACAGAGACATACCAGAAGACGGAGTGGAGCGGAGCATCGGTACAAAGAGAGAGCCGTGAAGAAGGACCTGGGTACCGGGCGTTTCAGACCAGCCGGGATGTTTTAAAAAGAACCGGTGACGGACAAGGGGAACTGGCGCAGTTAAACCAGACAGGCCGTGTATCAGGTATTTTGTATACGGTGTTTGGGAGCATTGGCATTGGTATAATCCTGATTCTTCTTTTAGTTGTATGGATTGTGGCTCTGGTGGTGAAGCCGGTTATCTGGGCTGTGGCAGGTGCAACCTTAATCTTGCTTCTGTTAGGCGGCGTATCCGGTTTTATGCTTCGTGCAGGAATCGGCATCCGGGACAGGTTAAAGAGAGCCAGAATTTATGCGAAACAGTCAGGTAAGCGGATGTACTGCAGCATTGAGGAACTGGCAGGAAACATTGGAAGATCCCGTGATTTTGTATTAAAGGACGTCCAAAAGATGATCAAGCTTGGAATTTTCAAACAGGCATATCTGGATGAGCAAAAGACCTGCCTGATCTTAAGTGAAAATACCTACAGGCAGTATCTGGAATGCCAGAAGGCCCTTAAGGAAAGGGAACTGGAAGAAGCCAGAGAAAAAGAAAAGGAAGAGACTCCTTCAGAGGAAATAAAGCAGATGATGGCCGACGGCCAGAACTATTTAAGGATATTGCGGGAGGCCAACGATGCCATACCGGGGGAAGTGATTTCCCAGAAGATTTCAAGCCTTGAACATGTGATCCGCAGGATATTTGAATCGGTTTCCAAACATCCCGGGCGGATCGGGGAGATGGAGCGTTTTATGGAATATTACCTTCCCACAACGGTAAAACTGGTAAATGCATACCGGGATTTTGACAGCGTGGGAACCCAGGGGGCCAATATTTCTTCCGCAAAGGCGGAGATAGAGAGAACTCTTGACACGATAAACCAGGCCTTTGAGCGGCTGCTTGATGATCTTTATCAGGATGCTGCCTTGGATGTTTCTACAGATGCATCGGTGATCCAGACGATGTTAAAAAAGGATGGCTGGGCCGAAAGTGATTTTACAGGAGGTATGAAGAATGAGTAA
- a CDS encoding LacI family DNA-binding transcriptional regulator, translating into MKQEKITIEEIARQAGVSPATVSRVLNHREQVKADTAKRVESTMAALGYAFESTAPPSIEDQPLIVLNIPGIENVFYQEVIKGARVSAKAHGCHLLINESPLDRSSIRNFCNLLHRVNAAGSILLNRASEEHLKQIRAITPLVQCCEYNEDAAGYPYVSIDDFSAAEAATGYLYHCGCNKIALINGPLSFKYAVKRQEGYLSALKKAEISVPQNWIIQLPEINYQMAYAAICRLLNSEPRPNAFFVVSDIFAAAVIRAAKRFKLNVPKDIMVVGFDNIEFSTMTCPSITTVNQPCLQLGYTACEMLLEMMENPSSSPKSLILDAELVIRESTAKI; encoded by the coding sequence ATGAAACAGGAAAAAATTACAATAGAAGAAATTGCAAGACAGGCGGGAGTTTCACCGGCCACTGTCTCCCGCGTGTTAAATCACAGGGAGCAGGTCAAGGCAGATACCGCCAAACGGGTAGAAAGCACTATGGCCGCTCTTGGATATGCCTTTGAATCCACCGCTCCGCCCTCCATTGAAGATCAACCGCTGATCGTTCTGAATATTCCGGGAATTGAAAATGTTTTCTATCAGGAGGTCATAAAAGGGGCCAGAGTCTCGGCAAAAGCCCATGGCTGCCATCTGCTCATCAATGAATCACCTTTGGACCGGAGTTCCATCCGCAATTTCTGCAATCTGCTCCACCGGGTCAATGCTGCCGGTTCTATCCTTTTGAACCGGGCATCGGAAGAACACTTAAAACAGATACGCGCCATCACCCCTTTGGTGCAGTGCTGCGAATACAACGAAGACGCCGCAGGATATCCCTATGTCAGCATTGACGATTTTTCCGCTGCAGAGGCGGCCACCGGATATCTCTATCATTGCGGCTGCAATAAAATCGCCCTCATCAATGGGCCTTTAAGCTTTAAGTATGCGGTAAAGCGGCAGGAGGGATATTTGAGCGCCTTAAAAAAGGCGGAAATCTCTGTCCCTCAAAACTGGATCATACAACTTCCGGAGATCAACTACCAGATGGCCTACGCTGCCATCTGCCGTTTATTAAACAGTGAGCCAAGGCCCAACGCCTTCTTTGTGGTCTCCGATATATTTGCGGCTGCCGTCATCCGGGCGGCAAAGCGTTTTAAACTTAATGTTCCTAAGGACATCATGGTGGTGGGCTTTGATAACATCGAATTTTCCACTATGACCTGTCCTTCCATTACAACGGTCAACCAGCCCTGCCTGCAGCTTGGGTATACTGCCTGTGAAATGCTCCTGGAAATGATGGAAAATCCCTCCAGCTCCCCAAAATCACTGATCCTGGACGCAGAACTGGTGATCAGGGAATCAACTGCAAAAATCTGA
- a CDS encoding HD domain-containing protein, translated as MVEKAVAFATKSHEGTFRKGTKIPYIVHPLETAVIVALMVTDEELICAALLHDVVEDTGVTEEELKEKFGLRVAELVMEETEDKTKCWKERKCATLDHLEKASRESKILVLADKLSNLRTTARDYFLVGDDLWQRFNEKNKSEHAWYYKGVAKRLTGLEEFPAYQEYIKLCERVFE; from the coding sequence ATGGTCGAGAAGGCTGTTGCATTTGCAACCAAGTCCCACGAGGGGACCTTTCGGAAAGGGACGAAGATTCCCTACATCGTCCATCCCTTAGAGACGGCAGTCATCGTTGCGTTGATGGTAACGGATGAAGAGCTGATCTGCGCCGCACTATTACATGATGTGGTGGAGGATACGGGTGTTACGGAGGAAGAGCTTAAGGAAAAGTTCGGACTTCGGGTGGCTGAACTGGTTATGGAAGAAACAGAAGACAAAACGAAGTGCTGGAAGGAACGCAAATGCGCGACACTTGATCATTTAGAAAAGGCTTCCAGAGAAAGCAAGATCCTTGTTCTGGCGGACAAGCTGAGCAATCTAAGAACCACCGCAAGAGACTATTTTTTAGTGGGAGATGACCTTTGGCAGCGCTTTAACGAAAAAAACAAGTCAGAACACGCCTGGTATTACAAGGGAGTCGCTAAACGCCTTACAGGTCTTGAAGAGTTTCCAGCTTATCAGGAATATATAAAATTGTGTGAAAGAGTTTTTGAATAG
- the glmM gene encoding phosphoglucosamine mutase produces the protein MGKYFGTDGFRGEANVTLTVEDAYKVGRFLGWYYGQKNPDEVCRIVIGKDTRRSSYMFEYSLVAGLTASGADAYLLHVTTTPSVSYVVRTEGFSCGIMISASHNPYYDNGIKVINEKGEKLEESVTLEIEKYLDGETVDLPMAKRDKIGRTVDFAAGRNRYIGYLISTATRSFKNKKVALDCANGSASAIAKNVFDALGAETHVISNEPNGLNINTGCGSTHIGQLMKFVKEVGADVGFAYDGDADRCIAVDENGEVVDGDAILYICGKYMKEQGTLKNNKVVTTIMSNFGLYKAFEREGIEFEKTAVGDKYVYENMSANGNCLGGEQSGHIIFSKHATTGDGILTSLKVMEVILEKKESLGKLVSELEIYPQVLKNVRVHDKTAAQDDEAVKAEVEKVAESLGNSGRILLRQSGTEPVVRVMVEAADLDTCEKYVDQVIEVMKEKGHLLS, from the coding sequence ATGGGAAAATATTTTGGAACAGATGGCTTCCGCGGGGAAGCAAATGTGACGCTTACAGTGGAGGATGCCTATAAAGTGGGCCGTTTCTTAGGCTGGTACTATGGGCAGAAGAATCCGGATGAAGTATGCAGGATTGTCATAGGTAAAGATACAAGACGCAGCAGCTACATGTTTGAATATTCTCTGGTGGCGGGCCTTACCGCATCCGGAGCTGATGCATACCTGCTTCATGTTACCACAACTCCAAGCGTATCTTATGTAGTGCGCACGGAAGGATTTTCCTGCGGAATCATGATTTCCGCCAGCCATAATCCTTACTATGATAACGGAATAAAAGTAATTAACGAAAAGGGTGAGAAGCTGGAAGAGAGCGTGACCCTGGAAATTGAAAAGTATCTGGATGGAGAGACGGTCGATCTGCCTATGGCAAAACGCGATAAGATCGGCCGTACCGTAGACTTTGCCGCAGGAAGAAACCGTTATATCGGCTATTTGATTTCCACAGCTACCAGATCCTTTAAGAATAAAAAGGTGGCCCTGGACTGTGCAAACGGCAGCGCTTCCGCTATTGCCAAGAATGTTTTTGATGCCTTGGGAGCTGAAACCCATGTGATCAGCAATGAACCCAACGGCCTAAACATCAATACAGGATGCGGTTCCACTCACATCGGGCAGCTAATGAAATTTGTTAAAGAAGTGGGAGCCGATGTGGGCTTTGCCTATGACGGGGATGCAGACCGGTGTATTGCGGTGGATGAGAACGGTGAAGTGGTGGATGGAGATGCCATTCTGTACATTTGCGGCAAGTATATGAAGGAACAAGGAACCCTTAAGAATAATAAGGTGGTGACCACCATCATGTCAAACTTCGGTCTATACAAGGCCTTTGAGCGGGAAGGCATTGAGTTTGAGAAAACGGCGGTAGGCGATAAGTATGTATATGAAAATATGTCAGCAAACGGAAATTGTCTGGGCGGGGAGCAGTCCGGCCATATAATTTTCAGTAAGCATGCTACCACGGGAGACGGTATCTTAACTTCCTTAAAGGTGATGGAAGTCATTCTGGAAAAGAAGGAGAGCCTTGGGAAACTGGTTTCCGAGCTTGAGATCTATCCCCAGGTACTTAAAAATGTCCGTGTCCATGATAAGACGGCGGCCCAGGATGATGAGGCGGTTAAGGCTGAAGTGGAAAAGGTTGCGGAAAGCCTTGGAAACAGTGGAAGGATCCTTCTTCGCCAGTCCGGAACAGAGCCTGTGGTACGGGTCATGGTAGAGGCCGCTGATCTGGATACCTGTGAGAAATATGTGGATCAGGTCATAGAAGTAATGAAAGAAAAAGGCCATCTGCTTTCCTAG